In Patescibacteria group bacterium, one DNA window encodes the following:
- a CDS encoding M23 family metallopeptidase: protein MRLILRHLFVFAVAATLVAPLSASAFSIGGFFRSIFGVSEANEVTRERLEPVPDPVQKPFPFLSSEAPADPHQIDTQIVDDTAIASSVGPLGNVAEAAESSISYKISTYTVRKGDTLTLIAKTFDVSDQTIRWANNIPKGGKIKEGDVLVILPVSGVKHTVKKGETVATIAKKYGGDPDDIVDFNDLDPKDALEVGAIVLVPDGEVTEVSAPSTPSRPAVVRGSGPELVGYYLRPLAGGTRSRGIHGYNGIDIAALRGTPVRASAAGTVIIARGSGWNGGYGSYVVIAHANGTQTLYAHLSAVNILVGESVGQGETIGAVGSTGKSTGNHLHFEVRGAKNPF from the coding sequence GCGGTAGCGGCAACGCTTGTCGCACCGCTCTCCGCGTCCGCTTTTAGTATCGGCGGTTTTTTTAGAAGTATTTTTGGAGTATCTGAGGCAAACGAAGTGACGCGTGAGCGGCTCGAGCCAGTGCCTGACCCAGTACAAAAACCATTTCCTTTTTTATCATCAGAAGCACCAGCCGATCCACATCAGATTGATACACAGATTGTTGATGATACCGCTATCGCCTCATCAGTAGGCCCGCTGGGCAATGTAGCAGAGGCCGCCGAGAGTAGCATCTCATATAAAATTTCTACCTACACGGTGCGCAAGGGCGATACTTTGACGCTTATCGCAAAAACATTTGATGTCTCAGATCAGACGATTCGCTGGGCAAACAATATTCCCAAAGGCGGCAAGATTAAAGAGGGCGATGTGCTGGTTATCTTGCCGGTATCGGGCGTAAAACATACCGTCAAAAAAGGTGAAACGGTAGCGACGATTGCCAAAAAATATGGTGGTGATCCCGATGACATCGTAGACTTTAATGATTTAGATCCAAAAGACGCGCTCGAAGTAGGTGCCATTGTGCTCGTGCCTGATGGAGAAGTCACCGAAGTATCAGCGCCTTCAACGCCATCACGCCCCGCAGTTGTTCGTGGCAGTGGCCCCGAACTCGTCGGTTATTACTTGCGCCCGCTCGCCGGTGGTACACGCTCGCGCGGTATTCACGGGTATAACGGTATTGATATCGCAGCCCTTCGCGGTACGCCCGTGCGCGCGTCAGCGGCAGGCACCGTTATCATCGCGCGCGGTTCGGGTTGGAATGGTGGATACGGTAGCTATGTGGTAATTGCGCATGCAAACGGTACGCAGACTCTGTATGCTCACCTCAGCGCGGTAAATATTTTAGTCGGAGAATCAGTCGGGCAAGGAGAAACCATCGGCGCGGTAGGCTCAACCGGTAAATCAACTGGCAATCACCTACACTTCGAAGTCCGCGGTGCGAAGAATCCTTTCTAA
- a CDS encoding YifB family Mg chelatase-like AAA ATPase: MATKIHSGQIVGLKGFPIEVEIDMVPGLHRLSIVGLPDKAVEEARERVSAAIKNSGFRPPQKKNNRITVNLAPADLPKEGAFFDVPIALAYLAESGQIKFAPEKKFFVGELALEGSTRPVRGVVSLLLSARENGFDEAYVPEGNLEEASLVGGITIYAIKHFSDITKHLMGEHTLEPVRQKMFSPKTENPELDLRDIKGQEFAKRGLEIAAAGNHHVAFIGPPGTGKTLLARALASILPPLSFEEALDITSIHSAAGVLRGGVVRERPFRSPHHTSSYVSLVGGGTIPRPGEVTLAHGGVLFLDEFPEFDRRVIETLRQPLEDRMISISRAKGSMTFPAHIMLAAAMNPCPCGNKGSTKICTCSNSALERYARRLSGPIVDRIDMWLEMPQVEYEKLASDTEAGETSAAVRERVTLARNAQRVRFGEVQFATNSEMTLRDIKTHCALGETEKKLLEDASKRLDLSARAYHRVLKVSRTIADLAGTKNIGREHLLEALQYRPKKDLFLS; the protein is encoded by the coding sequence GTGGCGACAAAAATCCACTCGGGACAAATTGTAGGGCTCAAGGGATTTCCTATTGAAGTTGAAATTGATATGGTGCCGGGACTTCACCGCCTCTCGATTGTAGGACTACCTGATAAAGCAGTAGAAGAAGCGCGAGAACGCGTGTCTGCCGCTATAAAAAATTCGGGCTTTCGCCCACCACAAAAGAAAAACAATCGCATCACCGTGAATCTGGCGCCCGCGGACTTGCCGAAAGAGGGCGCTTTTTTTGATGTACCGATCGCACTCGCGTACTTGGCTGAATCGGGTCAGATAAAATTTGCGCCAGAAAAAAAATTCTTTGTAGGCGAGTTAGCACTCGAAGGATCCACACGGCCCGTGCGCGGTGTTGTCTCCCTCTTGCTATCGGCGCGTGAAAACGGATTTGATGAGGCGTATGTACCCGAGGGCAATCTTGAGGAAGCGTCACTGGTAGGCGGTATCACTATCTATGCCATAAAACATTTCTCCGACATCACCAAACATTTGATGGGTGAGCATACACTTGAACCCGTGAGACAAAAAATGTTTTCACCAAAGACAGAGAACCCCGAGCTTGATCTGCGCGATATCAAAGGTCAAGAATTTGCCAAGCGCGGCCTTGAGATCGCGGCGGCAGGCAATCACCATGTGGCATTTATCGGTCCGCCTGGTACCGGCAAGACCCTACTCGCGCGGGCTCTGGCATCAATACTCCCTCCACTCTCATTTGAAGAAGCGCTCGACATTACATCCATACATAGCGCGGCGGGTGTTTTGCGGGGAGGCGTCGTGCGCGAACGACCTTTTCGGAGTCCACACCATACCTCTTCGTATGTTTCACTCGTCGGTGGCGGCACGATACCGCGCCCGGGTGAGGTAACACTTGCGCACGGCGGCGTACTTTTTTTAGACGAGTTTCCTGAATTTGATAGGAGAGTGATTGAAACGCTACGCCAACCATTAGAAGATCGGATGATCTCTATTTCACGCGCAAAAGGTTCTATGACATTTCCCGCACACATCATGCTGGCTGCCGCCATGAACCCGTGCCCATGCGGCAACAAAGGATCAACTAAAATTTGCACCTGTAGCAATAGTGCGCTCGAACGCTACGCGCGCAGACTCTCGGGCCCAATCGTTGATCGTATTGATATGTGGCTTGAAATGCCACAAGTAGAATATGAAAAACTAGCTTCTGATACGGAGGCGGGGGAGACGTCCGCCGCCGTGCGCGAGCGTGTTACCTTAGCACGTAATGCTCAACGCGTGCGATTTGGCGAGGTGCAATTTGCGACCAACAGTGAAATGACACTGCGCGATATCAAGACACATTGCGCGCTTGGTGAGACGGAGAAAAAACTTTTGGAAGATGCGTCAAAACGGTTGGACCTGTCAGCGCGCGCGTATCATCGCGTACTCAAAGTGTCGCGTACGATTGCGGATCTTGCTGGTACAAAAAATATCGGGCGCGAACATTTACTTGAAGCACTTCAATACCGCCCCAAAAAAGATTTGTTTTTGAGCTAG
- a CDS encoding TraR/DksA C4-type zinc finger protein translates to MNTAKFEKLLREEKLQIEKTLSSVGTKNPKVPGDWEPSYPDLNVDPSDRNDMADEVEEFDNALGVETALEEKLREIDAALDRIPTGDFGKCEVDGIEIDEARLEANPAAKTCIKHSS, encoded by the coding sequence ATGAATACTGCAAAATTTGAAAAACTTCTGCGCGAAGAAAAACTGCAAATTGAAAAAACTCTTTCATCAGTCGGCACCAAAAATCCAAAGGTACCGGGTGATTGGGAGCCATCATATCCTGATCTCAATGTTGATCCATCAGATCGCAACGATATGGCTGACGAAGTAGAGGAGTTTGATAACGCGCTTGGCGTAGAAACTGCCCTCGAAGAAAAATTGCGCGAGATTGATGCGGCACTCGATCGCATTCCTACGGGCGATTTTGGCAAATGCGAAGTAGATGGAATAGAAATTGATGAAGCGCGCCTTGAGGCCAACCCCGCCGCAAAAACCTGTATCAAACACTCGTCATAA